In a genomic window of Penaeus chinensis breed Huanghai No. 1 chromosome 30, ASM1920278v2, whole genome shotgun sequence:
- the LOC125041215 gene encoding serine-rich adhesin for platelets-like, with protein sequence MQQHHNYTTTVADTTTVADTTTVADTTTVADTTTVADTTTVADTTTVADTTTVADTTTVADTTTVADTTIVADITTVADTTTVADTTTVADTTTIADTTTVADTTTVADTTTVADTTTVADTTTVADTTTVADTTTIADTTTIADTTTVSDTTIVADTTTAAETTTIADTTTVADTTVADATIVTDTSEADTTIVGDITTIAHTATVTDTTIVIGTTDVAATGETTSRADTTATGETTAREDTTATGDTTARADTTILSGITTIADTTLTLDTATVDTTTIADRVITTETAITADATNKVGTTITTNGETITIPIVTAKGDTTATAETITVPTVIIDFTTKEDTRTDTLAATGSTLTDTITMTHTMVADKTAFLDTTTLPGTSAVTDSTAKEGIITGTDTATVTDVPNTADATIAITTAAQVTATDADTKGDVTAATTDAAKQAVTATTEAAETTASINSELKTVLTEFKTLLVSLEDIIESGTASEIDVKKAAIDALKTNIDAIVAQVSGNGGTLTESIKSSASEMETSIGKAKSWVYVERQEIRTGITTVNQLLLEYGATTIYLEPLVTEDETNAPDESDTTTNLAPADTTGPENVATTATDADTIPTTVPIPATVPTTTDKIPMADSTPDPTIIFTITDFATNYATDTTIIGYTPADITDATITGTMIEDTTDATVTGFITEDISDATVTGFTTEDITDFTTEDITDFTVTDFTTEDITDFTVIDFTTEDITDFTVTEFTTEDTTDATVTGFITEDITDFTVSGSTTEDTTDATVTGFTTEDITDFTVTDFATEDITDFTVTGFTTEDITDATVTGFTTEDITDFTVTDFATEDITDFTVTDFTTEYTTDATVTGFTTEDTTDFTVTDFTTEDTTDATVTGFTTEYITDFTVTDFTAEDTTDATVTGFTTEDITDATVTGFTTEDITDFTVTGSTTEDTTDATVTGFTTEDITDFTVTGFTTEDITDATVTGFTTEDITDFTVTVFTTEDTTDATVTGFTTEDITDITVTGSTTEDTTDATVTGFTTDDITDFTVTGSTTEDTTDATVTGFTTEDITDFTVTDFTTEDTTDATVTGFTTEDITDFTVTDFTTEDTTDATVTGFTTEDITDFTVTDFTTEDTTDVTVTGFTTEDITDFTVTDFTTEDTTDATVTGFTTEDITDFTTEDTTDATVTGFTTEDITDFTVTDFTTEDTTDATVTGFTTEDITDFTTEDTTDATVTGFTTEDITDFTVTDFTTEDTTDATVTGFTTEDTTNATVTGFTTEGTSDVTVSGFTTDSDSTITDSITDTTTDVTVADTTTVDGTTVDDTTADTTSVDSTAADTTTVDVTTGAVTADTTTADATTIEATTADATTAEATTADATTVDTTTADATTVDATTYAITADTTTADATTIEATTADATTVEATTADATTVDTTTADATTYVATSVDATTVETTTADVTTVDGTTVDTTTTDTTTADATTAEATTIETTTSDTTSTVSTTSS encoded by the exons ATGCAACA ACACCACAACT ACACCACCACCGTTGCAGACACCACAACTGTAGCGGACACCACCACTGTTGCAGACACCACCACTGTTGCAGACACCACCACTGTTGCAGACACCACCACCGTTGCAGACACCACCACCGTTGCAGACACCACAACTGTTGCAGACACCACCACCGTTGCAGACACCACCACCGTTGCAGACACCACCATCGTTGCAGACATCACAACTGTTGCAGACACCACCACCGTTGCAGACACCACGACTGTAGCGGACACCACCACCATTGCAGACACCACAACTGTTGCAGACACCACCACCGTTGCAGACACCACCACTGTTGCAGACACCACCACCGTTGCAGACACCACGACTGTAGCAGACACCACCACTGTTGCAGACACCACCACCATTGCAGACACCACCACCATTGCAGACACCACAACTGTTTCAGACACCACCATCGTTGCAGACACCACGACTGCAGCTGAAACTACAACTATAGCTGACACTACAACCGTTGCAGACACAACTGTAGCAGACGCAACAATTGTAACAGACACATCTGAAGCAGACACTACAATTGTAGGAGACATTACAACTATAGCACATACTGCAACTGTCACAGACACTACGATTGTAATTGGTACTACAGATGTAGCAGCTACAGGAGAAACCACTTCCAGGGCAGACACTACAGCTACAGGAGAAACCACAGCCAGGGAAGACACTACAGCTACAGGAGACACTACAGCCAGGGCAGACACTACAATTTTATCAGGTATTACAACCATAGCAGACACTACACTCACACTCGACACTGCAACTGTAGACACTACAACCATAGCAGACAGGGTAATCACAACAGAAACTGCAATCACGGCGGACGCCACAAACAAAGTAGGTACTACAATAACAACTAATGGAGAAACCATAACTATACCAATCGTCACAGCCAAAGGAGACACTACAGCTACAGCAGAAACTATAACCGTACCTACAGTCATAATAGACTTTACAACCAAAGAAGATACTAGAACAGACACATTAGCTGCAACAGGCAGTACATTAACAGATACCATAACTATGACACACACTATGGTAGCAGACAAAACGGCTTTTCTAGACACTACAACCTTACCAGGTACTTCGGCTGTAACAGATAGTACAGCAAAAGAGGGTATTATTACTGGAACAGACACTGCAACGGTAACAGACGTCCCAAATACAGCAGACGCGACTATAGCAATTACTACAGCTGCACAAGTCACTGCTACAGATGCTGATACTAAAGGAGATGTTACAGCTGCAACAACAGATGCCGCAAAACAAGCAGTCACCGCAACGACTGAAGCTGCTGAAACAACAGCCAGCATAAATTCCGAATTGAAGACTGTTCTAACTGAATTTAAGACTCTATTAGTTAGTCTTGAGGATATTATAGAGAGTGGAACTGCTAGTGAAATAGATGTAAAAAAAGCTGCTATTGATGCATTAAAAACAAACATTGATGCTATAGTAGCACAGGTATCTGGGAATGGGGGTACATTAACTGAAAGTATAAAATCTTCTGCAAGTGAAATGGAAACCAGTATAGGAAAAGCAAAATCCTGGGTGTATGTTGAACGACAGGAAATCCGAACAGGGATTACTACTGTGAATCAACTGTTGCTGGAATATGGTGCTACTACAATTTATCTGGAACCACTTGTTACAGAAG aTGAGACTAATGCACCTGATGAATCTGATACTACAACTAATCTTGCACCTGCTGATACAACTGGTCCTGAAAATGTGGCCACAACTGCTACTGATGCCGATACTATTCCAACAACTGTTCCAATTCCTGCAACCGTTCCTACCACCACAGACAAAATACCAATGGCTGATTCAACACCAGATCCTACAATAATCTTTACAATAACTGATTTTGCAACAAATTATGCAACCGATACTACGATAATTGGTTATACACCAGCCGATATAACTGATGCTACAATAACTGGTACAATGATAGAGGATACAACCGATGCTACAGTAACTGGTTTTATAACAGAAGATATAAGCGATGCTACAGTAACTGGCTTTACAACAGAGGATATAACCGATTTTACAACAGAGGATATAACCGATTTTACAGTAACTGACTTTACAACAGAGGATATAACCGATTTTACAGTAATTGACTTTACAACAGAGGATATAACCGATTTTACAGTAACTGAATTTACAACAGAGGATACAACTGATGCTACAGTAACTGGTTTTATAACAGAAGATATTACCGATTTTACAGTATCTGGCTCTACAACAGAGGATACAACTGATGCTACAGTAACTGGCTTTACAACAGAGGATATAACCGATTTTACAGTAACTGACTTTGCAACAGAGGATATAACCGATTTTACAGTAACTGGCTTTACAACAGAGGATATAACTGATGCTACAGTAACTGGCTTTACAACAGAGGATATAACCGATTTTACAGTAACTGACTTTGCAACAGAGGATATAACCGATTTTACAGTAACTGACTTTACAACAGAGTATACAACTGATGCTACAGTAACTGGCTTTACAACAGAGGATACAACCGATTTTACAGTAACTGACTTTACAACAGAGGATACAACTGATGCTACAGTAACTGGCTTTACAACAGAGTATATAACCGATTTTACAGTAACTGACTTTACAGCAGAGGATACAACTGATGCTACAGTAACTGGCTTTACAACAGAGGATATAACTGATGCTACAGTAACTGGTTTTACAACGGAGGATATAACCGATTTTACAGTAACTGGCTCTACAACAGAGGATACAACTGATGCTACAGTAACTGGCTTTACAACAGAGGATATAACCGATTTTACAGTAACTGGCTTTACAACAGAGGATATAACTGATGCTACAGTAACTGGCTTTACAACAGAGGATATAACCGATTTTACAGTAACTGTTTTTACAACAGAGGATACAACTGATGCTACAGTAACTGGTTTTACAACGGAGGATATAACCGATATTACAGTAACTGGCTCTACAACAGAGGATACAACTGATGCTACAGTAACTGGCTTTACAACAGACGATATAACCGATTTTACAGTAACTGGCTCTACAACAGAGGATACAACTGATGCTACAGTAACTGGCTTTACAACAGAGGATATAACCGATTTTACAGTAACTGACTTTACAACAGAGGATACAACTGATGCTACAGTAACTGGCTTTACAACAGAGGATATAACCGATTTTACAGTAACTGACTTTACAACAGAGGATACAACTGATGCTACAGTAACTGGTTTTACAACAGAGGATATAACCGATTTTACAGTAACTGACTTTACAACAGAGGATACAACTGATGTTACAGTAACTGGTTTTACAACAGAGGATATAACTGATTTTACAGTAACTGACTTTACAACAGAGGATACAACTGATGCTACAGTAACTGGTTTTACAACAGAGGATATAACCGATTTTACAACAGAGGATACAACTGATGCTACAGTAACTGGTTTTACAACAGAGGATATAACCGATTTTACAGTAACTGACTTCACAACAGAGGATACAACTGATGCTACAGTAACTGGTTTTACAACAGAGGATATAACCGATTTTACAACAGAGGATACAACTGATGCTACAGTAACTGGTTTTACAACAGAGGATATAACCGATTTTACAGTAACTGACTTCACAACAGAGGATACAACTGATGCTACAGTAACTGGTTTTACAACAGAGGATACAACTAATGCTACAGTAACTGGTTTTACAACAGAGGGTACAAGTGATGTTACGGTATCTGGCTTCACAACTGATTCTGATTCCACAATAACGGATTCTATAACTGATACTACAACCGATGTCACGGTAGCTGATACTACAACAGTTGATGGTACTACAGTTGACGATACAACAGCTGATACCACAAGTGTTGATTCTACTGCTGCTGATACCACAACTGTCGATGTTACAACTGGTGCCGTCACCGCTGATACTACAACAGCAGATGCCACCACCATCGAAGCCACAACAGCTGATGCCACAACCGCTGAAGCTACAACAGCTGATGCCACCACAGTTGACACTACAACAGCTGATGCCACAACTGTTGATGCTACAACTTATGCCATCACCGCTGATACTACAACAGCAGATGCCACCACCATCGAAGCCACAACAGCTGATGCCACAACCGTTGAAGCTACAACAGCTGATGCCACCACAGTGGACACTACAACAGCTGATGCCACAACTTATGTAGCTACATCTGTTGATGCTACAACAGTTGAGACAACAACAGCTGATGTTACAACCGTTGACGGTACTACAGTTGACACTACAACCACTGATACCACAACAGCTGATGCAACAACCGCTGAAGCCACAACCATCGAAACTACAACATCTGATACTACATCAACTGTTTCTACAACATCTTCATAA
- the LOC125041216 gene encoding uncharacterized protein LOC125041216, giving the protein MLGVQERVVNYDEEAQRAHSSPLGYSAREWQEAGNLTLYATISRQISQHSFPANNGRSVSGGHWRRLQMSDAMARCGVLVLMAVLLSGCYHPAASENDVSSNICQNMGGLCRLGECTRSLGKQDCLEGICCKQRPLIRKMMTKKADRTNKENKKKEESNPEKSVSKKLGGKEQKSKANKGGSKQPNDKELKNNDRRESRKQRRKEMRKAAKNERQNREKIDRKGSKANLKQNPEKGGKPKNSNKEKSHGKDTEKNRSKKGGKYEKQGTEESTKEKQKGNKAKQGDGKKGKQNPRHGKLKTNSKKDGKGIITQTCQTQGGICKNECSTGIIKEGICRKNKKCCKRRVSNKEARQNTEKKCKKSGGKCIKSTKKCSNVISDAVCKNTDKICCKTTNQCREKGYKCRNKCNGIVKDIEGCKEGKLCCMSTCQGKGGKCRLESKCKGNTLKPAKKCKGGKVCCKRESTCNGLGGICRVESKCTEKILNPSKKCKGSEVCCTKIETCNSLGGKCKKASNCEGKVLEPSKKCKNDKVCCSIRKCKDRGGKCRKKEKCNGKIVTVKEPCKEPKVCCIKKKQPTSTTTPRPETTGPSQGTTLPGPGTTPSGPGTTPSGPGTTPSGPGTTPPGPGTTPPGPGTTPSGPGTTPPGPGTTPPGPGTTPPGPGTTPSGPGTTPPGPGTTPSGPGTTPPGPGTTPPGPGTTPPGPGTTPPGPGTTPSGSGTTPPGPGTTPSGPGTTPSGPGTTPPGPGTTPSGPGTTPPGPGTTPPGPGTTPSGPGTTPSGPGTTPSGPGTTPPGPGTTPSGPGTTPPGPGTTPSGPGTTPPGPGTTPPGTTSGKTPTNPLYSSSSSYHNSSSYYYSSCYHNSSCYHNSSSNNFPSPYYYRRSHHYYSSSYHNSSTNNYSRPHYYSTSHYYSSSNNFPSPYYYRSSHHYYSSSHRNSSSNNYSSPHYYSTSHYYSSSNNYSTPYYYSTSHHYYFKSYHNSSPNNFSTPHYYSTSHHYYSSSHHNSSSNNYASPNDYGSSHYYSSSYHNSSPHYYSSSHHYSSSYYYYSSTHYYSCSHYYSGPSSGITKSTFGSDHQG; this is encoded by the exons GAGAATGACGTTAGCAGCAATATATGTCAAAATATGGGGGGCTTGTGTAGACTTGGGGAATGCACCAGGTCTCTTGGCAAACAAGACTGCTTAGAGGGGATTTGCTGCAAGCAGAGGCCACTTATCA GGAAAATGATGACGAAAAAGGCAGATCGAAccaacaaagagaacaaaaagaaagaagaatcaaACCCTGAAAAATCTGTCTCGAAGAAGCTGGGGGgaaaagagcaaaagagcaaAGCCAACAAAGGAGGGTCAAAGCAGCCTAATGATAAAGAGTTAAAAAACAATGACCGGAGGGAGTCCAGAAAGCAAAggcgaaaggaaatgagaaaagctgctaaaaatgaaagacaaaaccgTGAAAAAATTGACCGTAAAGGATCTAAAGCAAACTTGAAACAAAAtccagagaaaggggggaaaccTAAAAATAGCAATAAGGAGAAATCTCAtggaaaagacacagaaaaaaacagatccaagaaagggggaaaatatgaaaaacaggGGACTGAGGAGTCTaccaaagaaaaacagaaggggaACAAGGCAAAACAAGGCGATggtaaaaagggaaaacagaatcCAAGGCATGGAAAGCTAAAAACAAATAGCAAAAAGGATGGAAAAGGCATAATAACACAGACATGCCAAACCCAGGGTGGTATATGCAAAAATGAATGTTCTACTGGCATCATAAAGGAAGGAATctgtagaaaaaataagaaatgttgCAAAAGGAGGGTTTCTAACAAAGAAGCAAGGCAAAACAccgaaaaaaaatgcaagaaaagtgGGGGGAAATGTATAAAATCAACAAAGAAATGCAGTAATGTAATTTCTGATGCGGTCTGCAAAAACACTGATAAGATATGTTGCAAAACAACTAACCAATGTCGAGAAAAGGGCTACAAATGTCGAAATAAATGCAATGGAATTGTTAAAGACATTGAAGGGTGTAAAGAAGGTAAACTTTGCTGCATGTCCACTTGTCAAGGGAAAGGTGGAAAATGTCGCCTGGAGTCTAAATGCAAAGGGAATACGTTAAAGCCTGCAAAAAAATGCAAAGGTGGGAAAGTGTGCTGCAAAAGGGAATCTACATGTAATGGATTGGGTGGAATATGTCGTGTCGAATCTAAATGCACCGAAAAAATACTTAATCCTTCAAAAAAATGCAAGGGTAGCGAAGTCTGTTGTACAAAGATAGAGACCTGTAATTCACTGGGTGGAAAGTGCAAAAAGGCCTCTAACTGTGAAGGAAAGGTCTTAGAACCTAGCAAGAAATGTAAGAATGATAAGGTATGCTGCTCAATCAGGAAATGTAAGGATCGAGGTGGTAAAtgtcgtaaaaaagaaaaatgcaacggTAAAATTGTCACAGTAAAGGAGCCATGCAAAGAACCCAAAGTCTGTTGTATAAAAA AAAAACAGCCAACATCTACGACTACGCCCAGGCCGGAAACAACTGGGCCAAGCCAAGGAACAACACTGCCCGGACCAGGAACGACGCCGTCCGGACCAGGAACGACGCCGTCCGGACCAGGAACGACGCCGTCCGGACCAGGAACGACGCCGCCCGGACCAGGAACGACGCCGCCCGGACCAGGAACGACGCCGTCCGGACCAGGAACGACGCCTCCCGGACCAGGAACGACGCCGCCCGGACCAGGAACGACGCCGCCCGGACCAGGAACGACGCCGTCCGGACCAGGAACGACGCCGCCCGGACCAGGAACGACGCCGTCCGGACCAGGAACGACGCCGCCCGGACCAGGAACGACGCCTCCCGGACCAGGAACGACGCCGCCCGGACCAGGAACGACTCCACCCGGACCAGGAACGACGCCGTCCGGATCAGGAACGACGCCTCCCGGACCAGGGACGACGCCGTCCGGACCAGGAACGACGCCGTCCGGACCAGGAACGACGCCTCCCGGACCAGGAACGACTCCGTCCGGACCAGGAACGACGCCTCCCGGACCAGGAACGACTCCGCCCGGACCAGGAACGACGCCGTCCGGACCAGGAACGACGCCGTCCGGACCAGGAACGACGCCGTCCGGACCAGGAACGACGCCTCCCGGACCAGGGACGACTCCGTCCGGACCAGGAACGACGCCTCCCGGACCAGGGACGACTCCGTCCGGACCAGGAACGACGCCTCCCGGACCAGGAACGACGCCGCCTGGAACGACATCTGGGAAAACACCTACCAACCCT CTCtactccagctccagctcctaCCACAACTCcagctcctactactactccagCTGTTACCACAACTCCAGCTGTTACCACAACTCCAGCTCCAACAACTTCCCCAGCCCCTACTACTACAGAAGATCCCACCACTACTACTCCAGCTCCTACCAcaactccagcaccaacaactactcCAGGCCCCACTACTACAGCACCTCCCACTACTACTCCAGCTCCAACAACTTCCCCAGCCCCTACTACTACAGAAGCTCCCACCACTACTACTCCAGCTCCCACCGAAACTCCAGCTCCAACAACTACTCCAGCCCCCACTACTACAGCACCTCCCACTACTACTCCAGCTCCAACAACTACTCCACCCCCTACTACTACAGCACCTCCCACCACTACTACTTCAAATCCTACCACAACTCCAGCCCCAACAACTTCTCCACCCCCCACTACTACAGTACCTCCCACCACTACTACTCCAGCTCCCACCACAACTCCAGCTCCAACAACTACGCCAGCCCCAACGACTACGGCAGCTCCCACTACTACTCCAGCTCCTACCACAACTCAAGCCCCCACTACTACAGCAGCTCCCACCACTACTCcagctcctactactactacagcagcACCCACTACTACAGCTGTTCCCACTACTACTCAGGACCCAGTTCAGGCATTACGAAGTCGACTTTTGGCTCTGACCACCAAGGATGA